Genomic window (Vibrio pomeroyi):
AGGTCGATACCGGTATGGTTGTGGCGTTTGCCTGTGATCGGGTTGGTACGGCGACCGTAAGAAGATGAGATACGCTGATAAGCCATTGGACTGTCGTTTGGAATCAAACGGAACATGGTGGCTCTTACCGCTGAATCGACGGCAGCAGCATCAATGCGATCTTCTAAAGAGACTTCATCAGTAAGTAGTTCTTCATCGGCAAGGCCAAGTACGGATTCCACATCAAATACACGCTTACCAAGCAGCTGTATCGTACCTTCTTTTTCTGTCAGTGTTTGTGACAAAGAGTGGTTGGTTTCAACTTGTTCAGCGTAAAGAAACTCGGTTTGCTCTTTTTCAACAATCAGGGTTTCAATCAACTCTTGTGCGTCACCCGCTTGCATTGCGAGCTCTTGTTGATTTTCGAAGTGCATGTAGGTAGCACCGCCAATCAGTAACGGTACTGAAAAAATTGCAGTGGTGCACATGAGCACGGCTTTTCGGCCGAAGTAAAACGTCTGTTCCCCCTGACTAGAGGGAATAGTGATGGAAATTTTTTTAGACATGGTTCTGTATTAACTAAATGCTTCTAATAGACAAATGGGGTACGGAGATATCACTCACTACCTAAGTCGGTAAGGTGTTCAATCTCTCTATAAAGCAGTTTATCGTCACCAACGTTAAGCTCCACAAGGCGCTTAAGGTGGCTAATACTATCAATATCTAAATGCTCTATGCGTAAACGCATTGAGGTATTGATGGTAGAGACTATCGTTGCTTCTAACTGAATATTGATATCACTGTTTGTAAGCATAAAGCTCACGTGAACAGGCACATCGTGGCTGAGTTGTTGCCATTCCTCACATTGAATGAGTAAACCATGGAGCGACAAATCTTGCACTGAGCCGGATACATTTACTTGTCCTTGTGAGATCTCAGTCGGGACTTGATAAATAACTCGTGAAAATTGACGTCTTTCAACCATAGGTAATATCTCTATATCAATAGGTAAATAGTAAGCCAGATATATCAAAGGCCGCTATTATCGCGGCCTTTGTTCAGAATACAAGCTAATTTACTTAGATATACGCTTGTACTTGATGCGGTGCGGTTCTGCCGCTTGAGCGCCCAGAGTCTGCTTCAGCCACTCAGTGTACTCAGTATAGTTACCTTCGTAGAAGTTAACTTGACCTTCATCACGGTAGTCTAAGATATGGGTCGCAATACGGTCTAGGAACCAACGGTCATGCGAGATAACCATTGCACAACCAGGGAACTCAAGCAGTGCTTCTTCAAGAGCACGTAGAGTTTCAACGTCAAGGTCATTGGTAGGTTCATCGAGTAGCAGTACGTTACCGCCTGCTTTTAGCAGTTTCGCCAAGTGAACACGGTTACGTTCACCACCAGAAAGCTCACCGATGATCTTCTGTTGGTCGTTGCCTTTAAAGTTGAAACGAGAACAGTATGCACGCGCAGGGATTTCGAAGTTGTTGATCTTAATGATATCAGCGCCTTCAGAGATCTCTTGGAATACTGTCTTCGTGTCGTCCATGCTGTCACGGAACTGATCAACAGAAGCAAGCTTAACTGTTTCGCCTAGTTCAACTGTACCTGAATCTGGCTGTTCTGCGCCGCTTAGCATCTTGAATAGTGTTGATTTACCTGCACCGTTAGCACCAACGATACCTACGATTGCACCCTTAGGCATGCTGAACGATAGGTCGTCGATAAGAACGCGATCACCAAACGATTTAGTTAGGTTGTTCACTTCAAGAACTTTGTCACCTAGACGCTCACCTGGCGGGATGAACAGTTCGTTGGTTTCGTTACGCTTTTGGTATTGACCAGTAGTCAGTTCTTCAAAACGAGCCATACGAGCTTTAGACTTAGCTTGACGACCTTTAGGGTTTTGACGAACCCATTCAAGTTCTTTCTCGATAGTCTTTTGACGTGCGCTTTCGCCCGCTTTTTCTTGCTTAAGACGCTCGTCTTTTTGCTCTAGCCAAGATGTGTAGTTACCTTCCCATGGGATACCTTCACCACGGTCAAGTTCTAGAATCCAGCCTGCTGCGTTGTCTAGGAAGTAACGGTCGTGGGTAATTGCCACAACAGTACCACTGTAATCAACTAGGAAGTGCTCAAGCCATGCTACTGATTCAGCATCCAAGTGGTTGGTTGGTTCATCAAGAAGTAGCATGTCTGGCTTTTCAAGAAGTAGACGACAGATAGCAACACGACGACGCTCACCACCTGATAGGAATTCAATCTTCGCATCCCACTCAGGAAGACGAAGTGCGTCAGCAGCACGCTCTAGAGCTGTTTCTAGGTTGTGACCGTCTTTTGCTTGAATCAGCGCTTCTAGTTCGCCTTGTTCTTTAGCAAGAGCATCGAAGTCTGCATCTGGTTCTGCGTAAGCAGCGTAAACTGCATCGATACGCTTCAGTGCGTCAGCAACGTCAGAAACCGCTTCTTCTACGATCTCACGAACCGTTTTTGATTCGTCTAGTACAGGTTCTTGCGGTAGGTAACCTACTTTAAGGCCTTGCTGTGCACGAGCTTCACCATCAATATCAGTATCAATACCAGCCATGATACGTAGTAGGGTAGATTTACCTGAACCATTTAGACCCAAAACACCGATTTTAGCGCCAGGAAAAAAGCTAAGAGAAATGTCTTTAAGAATTTGACGCTTAGGTGGAACAGTTTTGCTCACCCGAGACATGGTATATACGTATTCAGCCATTGCCGATCGATCCTAATTATTGTTCAAAATTGTCTGCTATTTTATACCAATATCCCCAAAGATGTTACTCCTAGGTCAGAAAAGCCATTCTTGAACTAATCCTTACCTATTATTGTCACATTGGTCATTAAAACTATATTTAATGAGCTTCTGAGGCGAAGTGTTAAATATTAATAATATTTACACTCAAACTCTTTACATTTGATGTGATGTCGGGCGTAAATAGACTTCACGTATTCATACACGCACTAAGGAAAGAGCGCATGTTTTTCCGCATTGGTAATACGAAAATTGCTGTGGCTGCATCAGCAATTTTGTCTTCATTTTCACTGGCTCCGATGGCTATGGCTAGCAACGCCTCCGAGCTTGAAATGCAGCGTGATGTTTATGATAGAGCGCAAGAGGTTTTAGACAACCGTGATCTAAAAGCTTACTCCGCGCTGCGTAACAAAATTCAAACATACCCTTTAACACCTTACACCGATTATCGAGCGTTTCTAATTGGCTTAGGTGATCGCAAGCCTGCTGAGGTCGATGCTTTCATTGAAGAGAACAAGGCACTGCCATTTTCTAATCGAATGCGCGCACCTTATTTGGACTCATTGGCTTCTCAAAAGCAGTGGAAGACCATCCTTGAGTTTCAAACCAAAGAGCCTGTCGGTGAAAAATACCAATGTATCTATTATCGAGCGCATTACGAGCAAGGTAACAAAGAGCTTGCTTTCAAAGGAGCGAAACAGCTTTGGTTGAGCGGCAGTGGTGTTGATGATGCCTGTGACCCTCTGTTTAAAAGCTGGGACCAAGCCGGTTTAAGAACGGATGAACTCATCCTAGATAGAATGTTATTAGCGTTTGAAGGCCGTAATGGCAAGCTGATGAACTACCTGATCAAGCAATTGGATCATGATGAGTCAATTGCTCAAGCTAAGCAGATGAAGGCGTTGTACAACAAGCCTGAAAACGTGCTCGCATTTGCTAAGAAACATCCTGCTAATGAATTCTATCAAGCTCAAACCGAGTTTGGTTTCGAGAAGTTGGCAAGAAAATCATCAAGCAGTGCTCAAGAGGTGTTTGATGATGTCATCAAGGCTCAGAAGTTTTCGAAAGAGAAATCCCAAGAGCTTGCTGATTACTTAACGTTTCGTTTGATTAACACCGATTCTGAAGAGTTGATGGAGTGGCGAGACAAAATGCTCGCGAGCTCATCAAAGCAAGTGTTGCTTGAGCGACGTGCTCGTTTAGCGATTCAACATGCCGATTGGACTGGTCTAAAGCAGTGGATAGCGCGCTTGGATGATAAGCATCAAGCTTCGCTTCGCTGGCAATATTGGCAGGGCAGAGCAGCGATTGCGTTAGGTGATACCGCGGAAGGTAACAAGCGACTGTCTGATATCTTGGGGCAACGTAATTTCTACAGCGTTGCCGCAGCGAAGCAATTAGGTAAGCCGGTTCAATACCCAACATCGACTCTCAAATACAATGCTGAAATGGTGAAGCCGTTCGACACTTCATTAGTTCGTATTGGTGAACTGATTGACCGAGATAAAATTGCGGCTGCTAAGAGTGAGTGGCGTTGGTTATTAACTAATGCAGACAAAGACGAGAAGGCGATGCTTGCGGCTCACGCTGCAACACAGCGTTGGAATCACTTTACGGTGACCGCGAGTATCTCAGCGAAGATGTGGGACAACATTGCATTACGTTTCCCTGTTGCTCATAAGTGGTGGTTTAACTTCTATGCTGAAAAGCACGATATCGACCCAATCACCTTGATGTCTTTAGCAAGACAAGAGAGTGCGATGGATT
Coding sequences:
- a CDS encoding M23 family metallopeptidase — translated: MSKKISITIPSSQGEQTFYFGRKAVLMCTTAIFSVPLLIGGATYMHFENQQELAMQAGDAQELIETLIVEKEQTEFLYAEQVETNHSLSQTLTEKEGTIQLLGKRVFDVESVLGLADEELLTDEVSLEDRIDAAAVDSAVRATMFRLIPNDSPMAYQRISSSYGRRTNPITGKRHNHTGIDLTCKRGEDILAPADGVIETVRPSNKGFGNFITMRHSFGFMSSYAHLQKFKVRSGQFVSKGDVIASCGNSGNSTGPHLHYEVRFLGRSLNPQYLMDWTPENFNYVFEKEKKVKWGPLVQLIDNVVRLQINLTNVPYISSTIDTVSSEDTKKPIATN
- a CDS encoding PilZ domain-containing protein; this encodes MVERRQFSRVIYQVPTEISQGQVNVSGSVQDLSLHGLLIQCEEWQQLSHDVPVHVSFMLTNSDINIQLEATIVSTINTSMRLRIEHLDIDSISHLKRLVELNVGDDKLLYREIEHLTDLGSE
- the ettA gene encoding energy-dependent translational throttle protein EttA, which produces MAEYVYTMSRVSKTVPPKRQILKDISLSFFPGAKIGVLGLNGSGKSTLLRIMAGIDTDIDGEARAQQGLKVGYLPQEPVLDESKTVREIVEEAVSDVADALKRIDAVYAAYAEPDADFDALAKEQGELEALIQAKDGHNLETALERAADALRLPEWDAKIEFLSGGERRRVAICRLLLEKPDMLLLDEPTNHLDAESVAWLEHFLVDYSGTVVAITHDRYFLDNAAGWILELDRGEGIPWEGNYTSWLEQKDERLKQEKAGESARQKTIEKELEWVRQNPKGRQAKSKARMARFEELTTGQYQKRNETNELFIPPGERLGDKVLEVNNLTKSFGDRVLIDDLSFSMPKGAIVGIVGANGAGKSTLFKMLSGAEQPDSGTVELGETVKLASVDQFRDSMDDTKTVFQEISEGADIIKINNFEIPARAYCSRFNFKGNDQQKIIGELSGGERNRVHLAKLLKAGGNVLLLDEPTNDLDVETLRALEEALLEFPGCAMVISHDRWFLDRIATHILDYRDEGQVNFYEGNYTEYTEWLKQTLGAQAAEPHRIKYKRISK
- the sltY gene encoding murein transglycosylase; its protein translation is MFFRIGNTKIAVAASAILSSFSLAPMAMASNASELEMQRDVYDRAQEVLDNRDLKAYSALRNKIQTYPLTPYTDYRAFLIGLGDRKPAEVDAFIEENKALPFSNRMRAPYLDSLASQKQWKTILEFQTKEPVGEKYQCIYYRAHYEQGNKELAFKGAKQLWLSGSGVDDACDPLFKSWDQAGLRTDELILDRMLLAFEGRNGKLMNYLIKQLDHDESIAQAKQMKALYNKPENVLAFAKKHPANEFYQAQTEFGFEKLARKSSSSAQEVFDDVIKAQKFSKEKSQELADYLTFRLINTDSEELMEWRDKMLASSSKQVLLERRARLAIQHADWTGLKQWIARLDDKHQASLRWQYWQGRAAIALGDTAEGNKRLSDILGQRNFYSVAAAKQLGKPVQYPTSTLKYNAEMVKPFDTSLVRIGELIDRDKIAAAKSEWRWLLTNADKDEKAMLAAHAATQRWNHFTVTASISAKMWDNIALRFPVAHKWWFNFYAEKHDIDPITLMSLARQESAMDSEARSPVGARGIMQIMPKTAQYTANKHQIKYKGSDDLYDVGKNIEIGSHYLDGLLSQYDNNRIFAFAAYNAGPSRVKQWRSRSDEKLDAYAFIEMIPFKETRGYVQNILMFETYYRDILGEKGTFLAPHEAKTKY